One window of the Nicotiana tabacum cultivar K326 chromosome 4, ASM71507v2, whole genome shotgun sequence genome contains the following:
- the LOC107803557 gene encoding U-box domain-containing protein 1-like, which produces MNELPLPLMVSSGFLPSRNLLETLIHISNQVLSMEKLPFLQVKNISTMVRRIKILSSLFEEIQESSSTALLPPSSILCLTELFSVIRKVKLLIGSCKESSSLWNLMQTELVSNQFHALMKEMEKALDILPLRLLHVTVDTKEQVELLLKQAKRADLFIDPREIQKREEILQLMANINCDKNSKNQGFIDFRRMKDTMSSVGLRSSLDYEEEISKLEAEAEKQAGTGGLIAISNINSLISLISLSKAAILEEEHLMIKQILKQPAPMSARADQCSLCYSVVPDIPDEFRCPISLDLMRDPVIIASGHTYDRNSIAQWINSGHHTCPKSGQRLIHMALIPNYALKSLIHQWCLENNIPITEPTLSPSDSEGSSSSKIKNCDKAIDYISATKAATDAVKMTAEFLVGKLATGSPDIQRQAAYELRLLAKTGMDNRRIIAESGAIPFLMTLLCSRDPRIQENAVTALLNLSIHENNKILIMSAGVIDSLIEVLQCGKTMEARENAAAAIFSLSVIDEYKVIIGARTRAIPALVGLLEEGTTAGKKDAAIALFNLAVYDANRPSIVLAGAVPLLINLLMDDKAGITDDALAVLALVLGCNEGLQALRKSRILVPLLVDLLRFGSSKGKDHSITLLLGLCKDSGEEVAGKLLMNPRSIPSLQSLSADGSLRARRKADAFLRLLNRCCSQSQ; this is translated from the coding sequence ATGAATGAACTTCCACTTCCACTCATGGTTTCCTCAGGATTTCTCCCAAGTAGGAATTTGCTGGAAACACTGATTCACATCTCTAACCAAGTATTGTCAATGGAAAAGCTTCCATTTTTACAGGTGAAGAACATCTCAACAATGGTAAGAAGGatcaagattctttcttcattgttTGAAGAAATTCAAGAATCATCATCCACTGCACTACTTCCACCATCCTCAATCCTCTGCTTGACTGAGCTTTTCTCTGTTATAAGAAAGGTAAAGCTCCTCATAGGAAGTTGCAAAGAGAGCAGTTCTTTGTGGAATCTCATGCAAACAGAACTTGTTTCCAACCAATTTCATGCACTGATGAAGGAAATGGAAAAGGCACTTGATATTTTACCTTTGAGATTGCTTCATGTAACTGTAGACACCAAGGAGCAAGTGGAGCTACTTCTTAAGCAGGCGAAAAGGGCTGACTTGTTCATTGATCCTCGAGAAATTCAGAAAAGGGAAGAGATTCTCCAGTTGATGGCTAATATTAACTGTGATAAGAACAGCAAGAACCAAGGCTTCATCGACTTTCGGAGAATGAAGGACACTATGAGCAGCGTTGGTTTGAGAAGCTCATTAGATTATGAGGAAGAGATCTCGAAATTAGAGGCAGAAGCTGAGAAACAGGCAGGCACAGGTGGACTCATCGCCATCTCGAATATCAACAGCCTAATATCCTTGATCTCCTTATCGAAAGCAGCAATTTTGGAAGAAGAACACCTCATGATTAAGCAAATTTTGAAGCAGCCAGCACCAATGAGTGCTCGTGCTGATCAATGCTCCTTGTGTTATTCAGTGGTTCCCGACATCCCTGATGAATTCCGGTGTCCAATTTCACTTGACTTGATGAGGGATCCTGTCATAATAGCATCAGGCCATACTTATGATCGAAATTCAATCGCTCAGTGGATAAATTCAGGGCACCACACTTGTCCCAAAAGTGGTCAGAGGCTGATACATATGGCTCTCATTCCTAACTATGCACTGAAAAGTCTAATCCATCAATGGTGCCTAGAGAACAACATTCCAATAACAGAACCTACATTATCTCCTTCAGATTCAGAAGGCAGCAGCAGCAGTAAGATTAAGAACTGTGACAAGGCGATTGACTACATTTCTGCCACTAAAGCTGCTACAGATGCTGTCAAAATGACAGCGGAATTTTTAGTCGGGAAACTGGCAACAGGATCTCCTGATATACAGAGACAGGCAGCGTATGAGTTAAGATTGCTCGCGAAAACTGGAATGGACAATCGCAGAATTATAGCTGAGTCTGGAGCTATTCCATTTCTGATGACTCTGCTATGTTCCCGTGATCCAAGAATCCAGGAGAATGCAGTCACAGCATTGCTCAACCTTTCAATACATGAGAATAACAAGATCCTGATTATGTCTGCTGGTGTTATCGACAGCTTAATTGAAGTCCTCCAATGTGGGAAAACGATGGAAGCAAGAGAAAATGCAGCAGCAGCAATATTCAGCTTGTCTGTAATCGACGAATACAAAGTAATCATAGGGGCACGTACCAGAGCGATTCCAGCTTTGGTCGGACTCTTAGAAGAAGGAACTACAGCAGGGAAAAAGGATGCTGCTATAGCACTCTTTAACCTTGCAGTCTATGATGCTAACAGGCCAAGTATAGTGCTTGCTGGAGCTGTTCCTCTACTTATTAATCTTCTGATGGATGACAAAGCTGGTATAACTGATGATGCATTGGCGGTTCTTGCCCTTGTCTTGGGCTGCAACGAAGGGCTGCAAGCGTTGAGAAAGAGTAGGATCTTGGTTCCTCTTCTTGTTGATCTATTGAGATTTGGATCTTCAAAAGGGAAGGATCATTCAATAACACTACTGCTGGGACTCTGCAAGGATAGTGGAGAGGAGGTTGCAGGAAAATTACTAATGAATCCAAGAAGTATTCCTTCTCTCCAAAGCTTGTCTGCAGACGGATCCCTGAGAGCTCGAAGAAAGGCTGACGCTTTCCTAAGATTACTCAATAGATGCTGCTCTCAATCTCAGTAA